The following coding sequences are from one Pelmatolapia mariae isolate MD_Pm_ZW linkage group LG4, Pm_UMD_F_2, whole genome shotgun sequence window:
- the atp2a1 gene encoding sarcoplasmic/endoplasmic reticulum calcium ATPase 1 — MENAHTKESEDVLAYFGVTEDTGLSPEQVKKSLEKYGYNELPAEEGKSIWELVVEQFEDLLVRILLLAACISFVLAWFEEGEETVTAFVEPFVILLILIANAVVGVWQERNAESAIEALKEYEPEMGKVYRADRKSVQRIKAREIVPGDVVEVSVGDKVPADIRIISIKSTTLRVDQSILTGESVSVIKHTDPVPDPRAVNQDKKNMLFSGTNIAAGKAIGIAVATGVSTEIGKIRDQMAATEQEKTPLQQKLDEFGEQLSKVISLICVAVWIINIGHFNDPVHGGSWIRGAIYYFKIAVALAVAAIPEGLPAVITTCLALGTRRMAKKNAIVRSLPSVETLGCTSVICSDKTGTLTTNQMCVTKMFVIDKVEGDSVSLCQFDISGSKYTPEGEVTKNGAFVKCGQYDGLVELATICALCNDSSLDYNESKGIYEKVGEATETALCCLVEKMNVFNTEVRSLSKVERANACCSVIKHLMRKEFTLEFSRDRKSMSVYCSPAKSAKAPVGNKMFVKGAPEGVIDRCTYVRVGTNRVPLTGPVKDHIMSVIKEWGTGRDTLRCLALATCDTPLRKEQMNLEDSTKFADYETDLTFVGCVGMLDPPRKEVMSSIELCKAAGIRVIMITGDNKGTAVAICRRIGIFTEDEDVTGKAFTGREFDDLAPYDQKNAVRKACCFARVEPAHKSKIVEFLQGFDEITAMTGDGVNDAPALKKAEIGIAMGSGTAVAKSASEMVLADDNFSSIVSAVEEGRAIYNNMKQFIRYLISSNVGEVVCIFLTAALGLPEALIPVQLLWVNLVTDGLPATALGFNPPDLDIMGKPPRSPKEPLISGWLFFRYLAIGGYVGAATVAAAAWWFLYSDDGPMVTFHQLSHFMQCSEDNEDFAGVHCEVFESAPPMTMALSVLVTIEMCNALNSLSENQSLVRMPPWSNVWLVAAMSLSMSLHFMIIYIDPLPMIFKLTHLNVEQWMVVLKLSIPVILLDELLKFVARTYLDGKV, encoded by the exons ATGGAGAACGCACACACCAAAGAGTCGGAAGACGTTCTGGCCTACTTTGGCGTCACTGAAGACACCGGGCTGTCACCTGAGCAGGTTAAGAAGAGCCTGGAAAAGTATGGCTACAACG AGCTGCCAGCAGAGGAAG GCAAAAGTATCTGGGAGTTGGTGGTGGAGCAGTTCGAGGACCTGTTGGTCAGAATCCTTCTACTGGCAGCCTGCATCTCTTTT GTGCTGGCTTGGTTTGAGGAAGGAGAAGAAACTGTGACTGCTTTTGTCGAGCCCTTTGtcatcctcctcatcctcatcgCGAATGCTGTTGTTGGAGTGTGGCAG GAGCGCAATGCAGAGAGCGCCATCGAGGCCCTGAAGGAGTACGAGCCTGAAATGGGGAAGGTTTATAGGGCAGACAGGAAGAGCGTGCAGAGAATCAAGGCCAGGGAGATCGTTCCTGGTGATGTAGTGGAGGTCTCTG TTGGTGACAAAGTGCCAGCTGATATCAGGATCATCTCCATCAAATCTACAACCCTGCGTGTGGACCAGTCCATTCTCACTG GTGAGTCTGTCAGTGTGATCAAGCACACAGATCCAGTCCCAGACCCCCGAGCTGTCAACCAGGACAAGAAGAACATGTTGTTCTCT GGCACCAACATTGCTGCCGGTAAAGCCATTGGCATTGCTGTTGCGACTGGTGTCTCTACCGAGATCGGCAAGATTCGCGACCAGATGGCTGCCACCGAGCAGGAGAAGACCCCTCTGCAGCAGAAACTGGACGAGTTTGGAGAGCAGCTCTCAAAG GTCATCTCCCTGATTTGTGTGGCTGTGTGGATAATCAACATCGGTCATTTCAATGACCCCGTCCATGGAGGCTCCTGGATCCGCGGCGCTATCTATTATTTCAAGATTGCTGTGGCTTTGGCTGTGGCTGCTATTCCTGAAG GCCTGCCTGCTGTCATCACCACTTGCCTCGCGCTGGGAACACGTCGTATGGCCAAGAAGAACGCCATCGTCAGAAGCCTGCCCTCTGTGGAGACCCTGGGCTGCACCTCGGTCATCTGCTCCGATAAGACCGGCACCCTCACCACCAACCAGATGTGTGTGACCAAG ATGTTCGTCATCGATAAAGTTGAAGGCGACAGCGTTTCCCTCTGTCAGTTTGACATTTCGGGCTCAAAGTACACCCCTGAGGGAGAAGT AACAAAGAATGGTGCGTTTGTGAAGTGCGGACAGTACGACGGATTGGTTGAGCTGGCAACTATTTGCGCACTGTGCAATGATTCTTCTCTGGACTACAACGAG TCCAAGGGCATTTATGAGAAGGTGGGTGAGGCCACTGAGACGGCCCTGTGCTGTTTGGTGGAGAAGATGAATGTGTTCAACACTGAAGTGCGCAGCCTGTCCAAGGTGGAGAGGGCAAACGCTTGCTGTTCC GTTATCAAGCATCTGATGAGAAAGGAGTTCACCCTGGAGTTCTCCAGAGACAGAAAGTCCATGTCAGTCTACTGTTCTCCTGCTAAGTCGGCCAAAGCACCTGTGGGAAACAAGATGTTTGTCAAA GGTGCTCCAGAGGGAGTTATTGACCGCTGCACTTATGTTCGTGTGGGTACTAACCGTGTACCGCTGACTGGCCCGGTGAAAGACCACATCATGTCAGTCATCAAGGAATGGGGCACCGGGCGCGACACCCTCCGCTGTTTGGCCCTGGCCACATGTGACACACCTCTGAGGAAGGAGCAGATGAACTTGGAGGACTCAACAAAGTTTGCAGACTACGAG ACGGACCTAACCTTTGTTGGCTGCGTTGGTATGCTTGACCCTCCTCGGAAAGAAGTCATGAGTTCCATTGAGTTGTGCAAGGCTGCCGGTATCCGTGTCATCATGATCACTG GTGACAACAAAGGTACGGCTGTGGCCATCTGCCGCCGCATTGGCATCTTTACTGAGGATGAGGATGTCACAGGCAAGGCCTTCACCGGCCGTGAGTTTGATGACCTCGCTCCATATGACCAGAAGAACGCCGTTCGAAAGGCTTGCTGCTTTGCCAGAGTTGAACCAGCCCACAAGTCTAAGATTGTAGAGTTCCTACAAGGCTTTGATGAGATTACAGCCATG ACTGGTGATGGAGTGAACGATGCCCCCGCCTTGAAGAAGGCGGAGATTGGCATCGCCATGGGCTCTGGCACTGCCGTTGCCAAGTCTGCCTCTGAGATGGTCCTGGCTGACGACAACTTCTCTTCCATTGTGTCTGCTGTTGAGGAGGGCAGAGCCATTTACAACAACATGAAGCAGTTCATCCGCTACCTCATCTCCTCGAATGTGGGCGAGGTCGTCTG TATCTTCCTGACTGCTGCACTCGGTCTTCCTGAGGCTCTGATCCCCGTCCAGCTTCTTTGGGTCAACCTCGTGACTGACGGTCTGCCTGCCACCGCACTGGGCTTCAACCCGCCTGACCTGGACATCATGGGCAAACCCCCCCGCTCCCCCAAAGAGCCCCTCATCTCTGGCTGGCTCTTCTTTAGATATCTGGCCATTGGAG GCTATGTTGGAGCTGCAACAGTGGCAGCAGCTGCCTGGTGGTTCCTGTACAGTGACGATGGTCCAATGGTCACCTTCCACCAGCTG TCTCACTTCATGCAGTGCAGTGAGGACAATGAGGACTTTGCTGGTGTCCACTGTGAGGTATTTGAGTCTGCTCCACCAATGACCATGGCTCTGTCTGTACTGGTCACCATTGAGATGTGCAACGCTCTGAACAG CTTGTCTGAGAACCAGTCTCTGGTGCGCATGCCCCCCTGGAGCAACGTCTGGTTGGTGGCTGCCATGAGCCTCTCCATGTCCCTTCACTTCATGATCATCTACATCGACCCCCTGCCC ATGATCTTCAAGCTCACTCACTTGAACGTGGAGCAGTGGATGGTCGTGCTGAAGCTTTCCATCCCAGTCATTCTTCTCGATGAGCTTCTTAAATTTGTGGCTCGCACATATCTGGACG GCAAAGTCTAG